A single region of the Marinobacter salinisoli genome encodes:
- the trmH gene encoding tRNA (guanosine(18)-2'-O)-methyltransferase TrmH translates to MTPERLARIKQILDTRQPDLSVLTDQVHKPRNLSAIIRSCDAFGLANMHVVWPKEGFRAFRKTAGGSYNWVTTHTHRTMDDAIRHLKGRGHRLYAAQLSDRAVDYREVDFTVPCTVIMGNEVDGVSLGAADQADEHIVIPMMGMVESLNVSSACSIILAEAQRQRKAAGLYDYRRLPDEDYQRLLFCWCQPVVKRYCDDRKLPYPPMDPETGELVDGVGWMNEVRKARYPHLENTGETEV, encoded by the coding sequence ATGACTCCCGAACGCCTCGCCCGAATCAAGCAGATTCTCGATACTCGTCAACCCGACCTGAGCGTCTTGACCGATCAGGTTCACAAACCCCGCAATCTGTCTGCGATCATACGCTCCTGTGACGCCTTCGGGCTGGCCAACATGCATGTGGTTTGGCCGAAAGAGGGCTTTCGGGCGTTCCGCAAAACGGCCGGTGGCAGCTACAACTGGGTAACGACACACACCCATCGAACCATGGACGATGCGATCCGTCACCTGAAGGGGCGCGGACATCGGCTATACGCCGCTCAGCTCTCGGATCGGGCCGTGGATTACCGCGAGGTGGACTTTACCGTGCCTTGCACGGTGATCATGGGAAACGAAGTGGATGGCGTCAGCTTGGGAGCCGCTGATCAGGCGGACGAGCATATTGTGATACCCATGATGGGCATGGTGGAGTCGCTCAACGTTTCCTCCGCCTGTTCGATTATTCTTGCCGAGGCTCAACGCCAGCGAAAAGCGGCGGGTCTGTATGACTACCGGCGCCTGCCCGACGAGGACTATCAGCGGCTTCTGTTTTGCTGGTGCCAGCCTGTCGTCAAGCGCTATTGCGACGACCGAAAGCTGCCATACCCGCCGATGGATCCGGAAACCGGCGAGCTGGTCGATGGTGTGGGCTGGATGAATGAGGTGCGCAAAGCCCGTTATCCGCACCTCGAAAATACCGGCGAGACGGAAGTCTGA
- the miaB gene encoding tRNA (N6-isopentenyl adenosine(37)-C2)-methylthiotransferase MiaB, which translates to MAKKLYIKTHGCQMNEYDSSRMADLLRSGEAVEMTDTPENADILLLNTCSIREKAQEKVFHQLGRWKSLKTSNPDLIIGVGGCVASQEGDAILERAPYVDMVFGPQTLHRLPDMITEVRSKGNGVGVVDVSFPEIEKFDSLPEPGADGPSAFVSIMEGCSKYCTFCVVPYTRGEEVSRPVDDVIAEVAHLASQGVREVNLLGQNVNAYRGETHDGDVMDLAELITLIATIDGIDRIRYTTSHPVEFTDAMIDVYEQVPELVSHLHLPVQSGSDRILAAMKRGHTALEYKSKLRRLRKIRPDISFSSDFIIGFPGETEKDFEDTMKLINDIGFDVSFSFIYSARPGTPASDLPDDTPMDVKKQRLSILQQRINQQAMDISRKMVGTTQRILVTGLSKKDPGEFAGRTENNRIVNFRHDNPDVVGHFIDVDIVEAYPNSLRGLPVDEHLH; encoded by the coding sequence ATGGCCAAGAAGCTGTATATCAAGACCCACGGCTGCCAGATGAACGAGTACGATTCATCCCGCATGGCAGACCTGCTGCGCTCCGGCGAAGCGGTTGAAATGACCGACACCCCGGAGAACGCAGACATCCTGTTGCTGAATACCTGCTCCATCCGCGAAAAGGCTCAGGAAAAGGTGTTTCACCAGCTTGGCCGCTGGAAGTCGCTGAAGACCAGTAATCCCGACCTGATCATTGGCGTCGGTGGCTGCGTGGCGAGCCAGGAAGGCGATGCCATCCTTGAGCGCGCGCCTTACGTCGACATGGTGTTCGGCCCCCAGACCCTGCACCGTCTGCCGGACATGATCACCGAGGTTCGCAGTAAGGGAAATGGCGTCGGTGTCGTGGATGTGAGTTTTCCGGAGATCGAGAAGTTCGACAGCCTGCCAGAGCCGGGTGCCGATGGCCCCTCCGCTTTTGTCTCCATCATGGAAGGTTGCAGCAAGTACTGCACCTTCTGCGTGGTGCCCTACACCCGCGGCGAGGAAGTGAGCCGCCCCGTCGATGACGTCATTGCCGAAGTTGCTCACCTGGCCTCTCAGGGTGTCCGAGAAGTCAACCTGCTGGGCCAGAATGTTAACGCCTATCGCGGTGAAACCCATGACGGCGATGTCATGGATCTGGCCGAACTGATCACCTTGATCGCCACCATTGATGGCATCGACCGGATCCGCTACACCACGTCTCATCCGGTGGAATTCACCGATGCGATGATTGACGTTTACGAGCAGGTACCGGAGCTGGTCAGCCATCTGCACCTGCCGGTTCAGAGCGGTTCCGACCGAATCCTTGCGGCCATGAAACGAGGCCACACCGCACTGGAGTACAAGTCCAAGCTGCGCCGGCTGCGCAAGATCCGCCCGGACATCAGCTTCTCGTCCGACTTTATCATTGGCTTTCCGGGCGAAACCGAGAAAGACTTTGAAGACACCATGAAGCTGATCAACGACATCGGCTTCGATGTGTCTTTCAGTTTCATTTACAGTGCGCGCCCAGGCACACCCGCGTCCGACCTGCCAGACGACACGCCGATGGACGTCAAGAAGCAACGCCTGAGCATTCTGCAGCAGCGGATCAACCAGCAGGCCATGGACATCAGCCGGAAAATGGTGGGTACCACGCAACGCATTCTTGTTACCGGCCTGTCCAAGAAAGACCCGGGCGAATTCGCCGGCCGGACCGAAAACAACCGGATCGTCAATTTCCGCCACGACAACCCGGACGTGGTCGGCCACTTCATCGACGTGGACATTGTCGAGGCCTACCCCAACTCCCTGAGGGGCCTGCCGGTGGATGAGCACTTGCATTGA
- a CDS encoding PhoH family protein, which translates to MNTHDSRQFDLHPVDQRRLAILCGQFDENLKHIERRLHVKVGRRGHHFRIEGETEHVAAATEVVRHLYRETEATDDLSPDTVHLFIRETGLERLPEDVPFDGAVTVIKTPKLQAKPRGANQQKYVHNIRTHDINFGIGPAGTGKTWLAVACAVEALKDEQVKRILLVRPAVEAGEKLGFLPGDLAQKVDPYLRPLYDALYEMLGFDQVTRLIEKSVIEIAPLAFMRGRTLNNSFIILDESQNTTREQMKMFLTRIGFGSTAVITGDTTQVDLPRGQNSGLIHAAGVLEKVSGIGFTRFGAKDVVRHPLVQRIVEAYDAFDDGGESR; encoded by the coding sequence TTGAACACCCACGATTCCAGACAGTTTGACCTGCACCCCGTAGACCAGCGCCGACTGGCAATACTGTGCGGACAGTTTGATGAGAACCTCAAGCACATCGAGCGACGCCTGCACGTCAAGGTAGGACGCCGAGGCCATCATTTCCGCATTGAAGGCGAAACCGAGCACGTCGCCGCCGCCACTGAAGTCGTCCGCCACCTGTATCGGGAAACCGAAGCTACGGATGACCTGTCACCGGATACCGTCCACCTGTTCATCCGGGAAACCGGTCTGGAGCGACTGCCTGAGGATGTGCCGTTCGATGGTGCCGTCACCGTCATTAAAACACCGAAACTGCAGGCCAAGCCCCGGGGCGCGAACCAGCAGAAGTATGTGCACAACATTCGCACCCACGACATCAACTTTGGCATCGGCCCCGCCGGAACCGGCAAGACCTGGCTGGCCGTCGCCTGTGCCGTCGAGGCCCTGAAGGACGAGCAGGTCAAGCGCATTTTGTTGGTGCGCCCGGCCGTTGAAGCCGGAGAGAAGCTGGGCTTTCTGCCCGGCGACCTGGCTCAGAAGGTCGACCCCTACCTGCGCCCGCTGTACGACGCCCTCTACGAAATGCTGGGATTCGATCAGGTCACGCGCCTGATCGAGAAAAGCGTGATTGAGATTGCCCCACTGGCCTTCATGCGGGGTCGCACCCTGAACAACTCGTTCATCATCCTGGATGAAAGCCAGAACACCACCCGGGAACAGATGAAAATGTTCCTGACCCGGATCGGCTTTGGTTCCACTGCCGTTATCACTGGCGACACCACCCAGGTGGATTTGCCTCGCGGGCAGAATTCCGGCCTGATTCACGCCGCCGGCGTGCTGGAAAAAGTGTCCGGCATTGGCTTTACTCGCTTTGGTGCCAAGGACGTGGTCCGACACCCTCTCGTCCAACGTATTGTCGAGGCCTATGATGCCTTTGACGACGGAGGTGAGAGCCGGTGA
- the ybeY gene encoding rRNA maturation RNase YbeY: MSTLTVDYQPVYEQPGTPQQSDFEAWANAAWQDDEPSEATIRIVGTEESQALNLLYRGKDKPTNVLSFPFEAPAGITIPLAGDLVICAPVVEKEAHEQHKELRAHWAHMVVHGMLHLQGYDHVNDEDAEVMEALEIQLMRQLGFGNPYEAEEVERDS; this comes from the coding sequence GTGAGCACACTCACGGTGGACTACCAGCCGGTCTACGAGCAACCGGGCACACCGCAACAATCCGACTTCGAGGCCTGGGCCAATGCGGCCTGGCAAGACGACGAACCATCCGAGGCGACCATTCGCATCGTCGGTACGGAAGAAAGTCAGGCCCTGAATCTGCTGTACCGTGGCAAAGACAAACCCACGAATGTGCTCTCCTTTCCATTTGAGGCGCCAGCGGGTATAACAATTCCATTGGCCGGCGATCTCGTTATTTGTGCACCGGTTGTTGAAAAAGAAGCGCACGAACAACATAAAGAACTCAGGGCCCACTGGGCCCACATGGTCGTACACGGTATGCTGCACTTACAGGGCTACGACCACGTCAACGATGAAGATGCCGAGGTCATGGAAGCCCTCGAGATCCAGCTGATGAGACAGCTCGGATTTGGTAACCCTTACGAAGCAGAGGAAGTGGAAAGAGACTCATGA